A stretch of the Bacteroidales bacterium genome encodes the following:
- the rnc gene encoding ribonuclease III, with protein sequence MLQFLKKLSVEERKIANSIKNIIGFYPGNIFLYKMAFRHRSVASELNGGIKNSNERLEYLGDAVLGAVIADYLFKKFPYKEEGFLTQMRSKIVSRDNLNKLSEKMGVGKLLVIDKVSISNKSSVSGNAFEAFIGAIYLDKGYNFTKKTIIKRIIKYHIDIEELESTELNFKSRLIEWAQKERKTVEFSLEKEEGKGRSKLFHVNVLIDKNIKGKGVDFSKKKAEQYASEDALRKIII encoded by the coding sequence TTGCTGCAATTTTTAAAAAAATTATCTGTAGAAGAAAGAAAAATCGCAAATTCCATAAAAAATATTATCGGATTTTATCCCGGTAATATTTTTTTATATAAAATGGCTTTCCGGCATAGGTCGGTTGCCAGCGAACTGAACGGAGGAATAAAAAACAGCAACGAACGGCTGGAATATCTTGGTGACGCCGTACTTGGTGCAGTAATAGCTGATTATCTTTTCAAAAAATTTCCATATAAAGAAGAAGGATTTCTCACTCAAATGCGCTCAAAAATAGTAAGCCGTGATAATCTTAATAAACTTTCTGAAAAAATGGGTGTTGGTAAACTTCTTGTTATAGATAAAGTTTCCATTAGTAACAAAAGCTCTGTAAGCGGAAACGCTTTTGAAGCATTTATCGGAGCAATATATCTCGATAAGGGTTATAACTTTACAAAAAAAACAATAATAAAAAGAATTATTAAATATCATATCGACATTGAAGAACTTGAAAGTACGGAATTGAATTTTAAAAGCCGTTTAATCGAATGGGCTCAGAAAGAAAGGAAAACCGTTGAATTTTCTTTGGAAAAAGAAGAAGGGAAAGGCAGAAGTAAATTATTTCATGTAAATGTTCTTATTGATAAAAATATAAAAGGAAAAGGAGTTGATTTTTCAAAGAAAAAAGCCGAACAATATGCTTCTGAAGATGCATTAAGAAAAATAATAATTTAA
- a CDS encoding glucose-6-phosphate isomerase, with the protein MINLKLDIDRVLDFITMNDINAYQSQMDLHYTSLLEKTGKGKEFLGWLNIPQKTTEHFLNKVKFDAEEIKKRAKIVVVIGIGGSYLGSRAIIEALSHNFASLKERENPYIIYAGNNLSEDYMADLLDILDKYEYSIIVISKSGTTTEPAIAFRIIKNHLENKYGEQSAKHRIIAITDATKGALRKLSGKEGYLSYKIPGDVGGRFSVLTCVGLIPIAVAGFDIKKLITGAKEMQEFLTSTSSIKENPAVMYAAVRNALYQKGKTIEVLANYSPNLYYLTEWWKQLFGESEGKENKGILPVGMNFTADLHSLGQYMQEGLRNIFETVLSVENSNREIFIPMLSDNSDELNYIAGKSLQHVNKMAKAGTMLAHVDGKVPNIHISIPQLNEENLGQLIYFFEFSCALSGYMLGVNPFDQPGVETYKNNMFALLEKPGFEKNNK; encoded by the coding sequence ATGATAAACCTCAAGCTTGATATTGACAGGGTGCTTGATTTTATTACCATGAATGATATTAATGCATATCAGTCGCAAATGGATTTGCATTATACATCATTGCTCGAAAAAACCGGAAAGGGAAAAGAATTTCTGGGCTGGCTTAATATTCCTCAAAAAACAACAGAGCATTTCTTAAATAAAGTAAAATTCGATGCCGAAGAAATAAAAAAGAGAGCAAAAATTGTTGTTGTAATCGGAATTGGTGGTTCATATCTCGGTTCAAGAGCTATAATTGAAGCATTGAGTCATAATTTTGCATCATTAAAAGAAAGGGAAAATCCATATATTATTTATGCCGGCAATAATTTAAGCGAGGATTACATGGCGGATTTACTCGATATTCTTGATAAGTATGAATATTCGATTATTGTAATTTCAAAATCGGGAACTACTACGGAGCCGGCAATTGCTTTCAGAATAATAAAAAATCATCTTGAAAATAAATACGGAGAACAATCGGCAAAGCACAGAATCATTGCTATAACTGATGCAACCAAAGGAGCATTAAGAAAATTATCGGGAAAAGAAGGATATTTGAGTTATAAAATTCCTGGTGATGTTGGAGGACGTTTTTCGGTGTTGACTTGTGTGGGCTTGATTCCGATTGCAGTTGCTGGTTTTGATATTAAAAAACTGATAACAGGTGCAAAAGAAATGCAGGAATTTCTGACTTCTACTTCATCAATTAAAGAAAATCCTGCTGTTATGTATGCCGCTGTGAGAAATGCTTTGTATCAAAAAGGAAAGACAATTGAAGTGCTGGCAAATTATTCACCCAATCTTTATTATCTTACAGAATGGTGGAAACAGCTTTTCGGAGAAAGTGAAGGAAAAGAGAACAAAGGCATTTTACCTGTTGGTATGAACTTCACTGCCGACCTTCATTCTCTTGGACAATATATGCAGGAAGGATTAAGAAATATTTTTGAAACCGTTCTATCGGTTGAAAATTCCAATCGCGAAATATTTATCCCGATGTTAAGTGATAATTCGGATGAACTGAATTATATAGCCGGAAAGAGTTTGCAACATGTTAATAAAATGGCTAAAGCAGGAACCATGTTGGCACATGTTGACGGAAAAGTTCCGAATATTCATATTTCCATTCCTCAGTTAAATGAAGAAAATTTAGGTCAGCTGATTTATTTCTTTGAGTTTTCATGTGCGCTCAGTGGGTACATGCTTGGCGTAAATCCTTTTGACCAGCCCGGTGTAGAAACATATAAAAATAATATGTTTGCACTTCTTGAAAAACCCGGGTTTGAAAAAAATAACAAATAA
- the dtd gene encoding D-aminoacyl-tRNA deacylase produces the protein MRAIIQRVSEASVKIENKISGEIKNGLLVFVGYEDADNDEDIDWLCRKIVQLRIFNDDNGIMNLPVIEVNGGILLVSQFTLHASTKKGNRPSYIKAAKPETAIPLYEKTILKFKEYLGKPIQTGIFGADMKVSLINDGPVTIYIDTKEKE, from the coding sequence ATGCGTGCAATAATACAAAGAGTTTCCGAAGCATCGGTAAAAATTGAAAACAAAATATCAGGTGAAATAAAAAATGGATTACTTGTTTTTGTTGGTTATGAAGATGCAGATAATGATGAAGATATTGATTGGCTTTGCAGAAAAATTGTTCAACTGAGAATTTTTAATGACGATAATGGAATAATGAATTTACCGGTAATCGAAGTAAATGGTGGTATTTTATTAGTAAGTCAGTTTACTTTGCATGCGAGCACAAAAAAAGGAAACCGCCCTTCATACATAAAAGCGGCAAAGCCCGAAACGGCAATTCCACTTTATGAAAAAACAATTTTAAAATTTAAAGAATATTTAGGAAAACCAATACAAACAGGCATTTTCGGTGCCGATATGAAAGTGTCGCTTATAAACGATGGTCCAGTTACAATTTATATTGATACCAAGGAAAAAGAATAA
- the rsgA gene encoding ribosome small subunit-dependent GTPase A, whose protein sequence is MRGTVVKSTGNIFIVKGENNNRIECKLRGAFRLKGHKSTNPVVVGDYVDFIFDEEQNTGQITELLDRKNFIIRKSVKLSKQTHIIAANIDTAFLLVTLTLPKTPWNFIDKYLATCEAYHIPAVLVFNKIDIYDEKLNQKLRETIDIYEKIGYKCISVSATENINLDELKLEMKNKTSLFSGVSGAGKTTIINKIEPNLNLKTSNISDSYSKGVHTTTFSEMFELSFGGYIIDTPGIQEFEVLDFELYEITHFFPEMFKLLSQCQYNNCMHVSEPNCAVKKAVEEGSVSESRYRNYINILNYVKELKEKEFKK, encoded by the coding sequence ATGCGAGGAACAGTCGTAAAATCAACAGGAAATATTTTTATTGTAAAAGGCGAAAACAATAATCGTATTGAATGTAAACTTCGCGGAGCATTTCGTTTGAAGGGGCACAAAAGCACTAATCCGGTTGTTGTAGGCGATTATGTTGATTTTATTTTTGATGAAGAACAAAATACAGGACAAATAACCGAACTTCTCGACAGAAAAAATTTTATAATACGTAAATCTGTTAAGCTTTCAAAACAAACCCATATTATTGCCGCAAATATTGATACTGCTTTTCTTTTAGTAACATTAACTTTACCAAAAACGCCATGGAATTTTATTGATAAATATCTTGCAACATGCGAAGCATACCATATTCCGGCAGTTCTGGTTTTTAATAAAATTGATATTTATGATGAAAAACTAAATCAGAAACTTCGGGAAACAATTGATATTTATGAAAAAATAGGATATAAGTGCATTTCTGTTTCAGCAACTGAAAACATAAATCTTGATGAATTGAAATTGGAGATGAAAAATAAGACCTCTTTGTTTTCTGGTGTTTCAGGAGCAGGAAAAACAACAATAATAAATAAAATCGAACCAAATCTGAATTTAAAAACATCAAATATATCCGATAGTTATTCTAAGGGAGTTCATACGACAACATTTTCGGAAATGTTTGAATTATCATTCGGCGGATACATAATTGACACGCCAGGAATTCAGGAATTTGAAGTTTTAGATTTCGAACTGTATGAAATAACTCATTTCTTTCCCGAGATGTTTAAATTACTTTCGCAATGTCAGTATAATAATTGCATGCATGTCAGCGAGCCGAACTGTGCTGTTAAAAAAGCTGTTGAGGAAGGAAGTGTAAGCGAAAGCAGATACAGGAATTATATAAATATTTTGAATTATGTGAAGGAATTAAAAGAAAAGGAATTCAAAAAATAG
- a CDS encoding MFS transporter, whose amino-acid sequence MTTESEEKHDAFAVLKIKDFRYFVLARFTLTFAIQMQSTIVGWQVYEYTKDAFSLGLIGLAEAMPFMGIALLGGHFADIFNRKKIIVICDFVYFLCALSLFFITYKFSYLLKLHGVFPIYSIIFLTGIARGFLFPSQTALMAQIVPRNLYANSSTWNSSTFHIAMVIGLAFGGLIIGFFGIDKAYLAVVACVFLSLLFYLKVKSKPMPKKEKDESLFESLATGVKFVFKNQIVLGAISLDMFAVLFGGAVALLPIFAAEILKVGPQGFGFLRAAPAFGAVIMAMFLAYKPPLENSGKKLLISVTGFGLCIICFALSKNFYLSLFLLALSGVFDNVSVIIRQTIIQLYTPNEMRGRVASVNSIFIGSSNEIGSFESGLAARLLGLIPSVIFGGSMTLLVTGIAAKFAPKLRNLNLKKDM is encoded by the coding sequence ATGACCACTGAATCCGAAGAAAAACACGATGCGTTTGCAGTATTAAAAATAAAAGATTTCCGTTATTTTGTGTTGGCACGATTCACGTTGACATTTGCTATTCAAATGCAATCGACAATTGTAGGATGGCAGGTTTATGAATATACAAAAGATGCTTTTTCATTAGGATTAATAGGATTGGCGGAAGCAATGCCTTTTATGGGAATTGCTTTACTTGGTGGTCATTTTGCAGATATTTTCAATAGAAAAAAAATAATTGTTATATGTGATTTTGTTTATTTCTTGTGTGCTTTGTCATTGTTTTTCATCACTTATAAGTTTTCATATCTGCTCAAATTACATGGAGTATTTCCGATTTATTCAATAATATTTTTAACAGGAATAGCGCGCGGTTTTCTTTTTCCATCGCAAACTGCTTTAATGGCGCAGATAGTACCGAGAAATCTTTATGCCAACTCATCAACATGGAATAGTTCTACATTTCATATAGCTATGGTTATTGGGCTGGCTTTTGGAGGATTAATAATCGGGTTTTTTGGAATTGATAAAGCTTATTTAGCCGTTGTTGCTTGCGTGTTTTTAAGTTTATTGTTTTACTTAAAAGTTAAGAGCAAACCAATGCCAAAAAAAGAAAAGGACGAATCATTATTTGAAAGCTTGGCAACTGGAGTTAAATTTGTTTTTAAAAATCAGATTGTACTTGGTGCTATTTCACTCGATATGTTTGCTGTTTTATTTGGTGGAGCAGTTGCTTTATTGCCGATATTTGCAGCCGAAATATTAAAAGTAGGACCTCAGGGTTTTGGCTTTTTACGCGCTGCACCTGCTTTTGGTGCGGTCATTATGGCAATGTTTTTAGCATATAAACCACCTTTGGAAAATTCAGGTAAAAAACTTTTAATTTCAGTTACAGGTTTTGGGCTATGTATTATCTGTTTCGCTTTATCGAAAAATTTTTATCTTTCATTATTTTTGCTTGCCTTGAGTGGAGTGTTCGACAACGTGAGTGTTATTATTCGCCAAACAATAATCCAGCTTTATACACCAAATGAAATGCGAGGAAGAGTAGCTTCTGTAAACAGCATTTTCATTGGTTCTTCAAATGAAATTGGTTCTTTCGAATCGGGTTTGGCTGCACGCCTTTTAGGATTAATCCCTTCGGTTATTTTCGGTGGCAGCATGACTTTGCTCGTTACGGGAATTGCAGCGAAGTTTGCGCCTAAATTGCGAAATCTGAATCTGAAAAAAGATATGTAG